In Longimicrobium sp., a genomic segment contains:
- a CDS encoding Ig-like domain-containing protein: MKSIRSLLAACALIPAVATACADRTPVAGEPPSGPSPAPAVAQLRCDVDVRGGTMTCGGPAPAASRGDLLLGGQDFFVKLRSTNVAFSAPTLSADVSLQNLLAQPMGTTDGTTPAPAGVRIFFAAQPATTGGTGSVTVQNADGTDIFTASGQPYFAYPGILAPGATSAAKTWQFHLDPGVTFFTFVVYVSAPLPRENGWVDVVSFSSLAMAPGQSRPLVALVFSGSGAEVEDAPVAWATSDSSVATVDASGRVTAVAAGTATITATSGPRTGSTQVTVAALDVTQPDLTGIDFSPDTAAPGDTVTVSFAASDAGTGVASVTGTILLPRPGSFALRVSCSAFAPSAGTRAAGTFACRVPLPPGADNGPWTFSQVSVVDLRGNFRTFNTAGLSAAGLPTGFTVTNPTPDTVPPALVGETVTPPSANVGDSLTFTVQVSDAGTGVASVQAGIDDPAGRQLTCTATTPVAGTANSGTYTCKIPIPAGSRPGNWQLSGIFMTDRTGNSDIDGGTFVIPVAGPAPDTTAPTLRSIAFSSTVSRVDSLTVTIGTADAGAGVDRVVAEFRAPTYNQRASCARSTLAGGTAAFGVFECRIGFSDVAEAGTWAVEGVVLFDAVGNSREVRTGSLQALGYATTLQVTP, translated from the coding sequence ATGAAATCGATCCGATCCCTTCTCGCCGCGTGCGCCCTGATCCCGGCGGTGGCCACGGCCTGCGCCGACCGCACGCCGGTCGCCGGCGAGCCGCCTTCCGGCCCGTCGCCTGCGCCAGCCGTCGCGCAGCTGAGGTGCGACGTGGACGTGCGCGGCGGCACCATGACGTGCGGCGGGCCGGCGCCCGCCGCGTCGCGTGGTGACCTGCTGTTGGGCGGGCAGGATTTCTTCGTGAAGCTGCGGTCGACCAACGTGGCGTTCAGCGCGCCGACGCTCAGCGCCGACGTCTCGCTGCAGAACCTGCTGGCGCAGCCGATGGGCACCACCGACGGCACCACGCCGGCGCCCGCCGGGGTGCGCATCTTCTTCGCGGCGCAGCCCGCCACCACCGGCGGCACGGGAAGCGTGACCGTGCAGAACGCGGACGGCACCGACATCTTCACCGCCTCGGGGCAGCCGTACTTCGCCTACCCCGGCATCCTGGCGCCCGGCGCCACCTCGGCCGCGAAGACGTGGCAGTTCCACCTGGACCCGGGCGTCACCTTCTTCACCTTCGTGGTGTACGTCTCCGCCCCGCTTCCCAGGGAAAATGGCTGGGTGGACGTGGTCAGCTTCTCCAGCCTGGCCATGGCGCCCGGGCAGAGCCGGCCGCTCGTCGCCCTGGTGTTCAGCGGCTCCGGGGCGGAGGTGGAGGACGCGCCCGTCGCCTGGGCCACCTCCGACAGCAGCGTGGCCACGGTGGACGCGTCCGGCAGGGTCACCGCGGTGGCGGCCGGCACCGCCACCATCACCGCCACCAGCGGCCCGCGCACGGGGAGCACGCAGGTGACCGTGGCGGCGCTGGACGTTACGCAGCCGGACCTCACCGGCATCGACTTCTCGCCCGACACCGCGGCCCCGGGCGACACGGTGACCGTCTCCTTCGCGGCCTCCGACGCCGGGACGGGCGTGGCCAGCGTCACGGGGACCATTCTCCTCCCGCGGCCGGGATCGTTCGCGCTGCGGGTGAGCTGCTCCGCGTTCGCGCCGTCGGCCGGCACGCGCGCCGCCGGCACCTTCGCCTGCCGGGTGCCCCTGCCGCCGGGCGCCGACAACGGGCCGTGGACGTTCTCGCAGGTGAGCGTCGTGGATCTCCGCGGCAATTTCCGCACGTTCAACACGGCGGGTCTCTCTGCGGCGGGGCTGCCCACCGGGTTCACGGTCACCAATCCCACGCCCGACACCGTCCCCCCGGCGCTGGTGGGCGAGACGGTCACGCCGCCCTCCGCCAACGTGGGCGATTCGCTGACCTTTACGGTGCAGGTGAGCGACGCGGGAACCGGCGTGGCCAGCGTCCAGGCGGGGATCGACGACCCGGCGGGCCGGCAGCTGACGTGCACGGCCACGACGCCCGTGGCGGGGACGGCGAACAGCGGGACCTACACCTGCAAGATCCCGATCCCCGCGGGCTCGCGTCCAGGGAACTGGCAGCTCTCCGGCATCTTCATGACCGACCGGACCGGCAACTCCGACATCGACGGAGGCACGTTCGTGATCCCCGTGGCCGGCCCGGCGCCGGACACCACGGCGCCCACGCTGCGCAGCATCGCCTTCTCCTCCACCGTGTCGCGGGTGGATTCGCTGACCGTCACCATCGGCACGGCCGACGCCGGAGCGGGCGTGGACCGCGTGGTCGCGGAGTTCAGGGCGCCGACGTACAACCAGCGAGCGAGCTGCGCCCGGTCCACGCTGGCCGGCGGCACGGCGGCATTCGGCGTGTTCGAGTGCCGGATCGGGTTCAGCGACGTTGCCGAAGCGGGAACGTGGGCGGTGGAAGGGGTGGTGCTGTTCGACGCCGTCGGCAACTCGCGGGAGGTGCGCACGGGCAGCCTGCAGGCGCTGGGGTATGCCACCACGCTCCAGGTCACGCCGTAG
- a CDS encoding aldo/keto reductase — MQKRQLGSSGLEVSALGLGCMGLSFGLGPATDRQQAIALIRAAVERGVTFFDTAQVYGPFVNEEVVGEALAPFRGQVVIATKFGFAFDDEGKQTGLSSHPNYIRRMTEGSLKRLGVEAIDLYYQHRVDPNVPIEEVAGTVKELIAEGKVKHFGLSEAGARTIRRAHAVQPVTALQSEYSLWWREPEAEIIPTLEELGIGFVPFSPLGKGFLTGKIDETTTFDNSDFRNTVPRFSPENRRANQAMINLLTRIAARKRATPAQIALAWLLSRKPWIVPIPGTTKLHRLEENLGAAAVELTPDDLREIESAASRIDVHGARYSETAQRMIDR, encoded by the coding sequence ATGCAGAAGCGGCAACTGGGCAGCAGCGGCCTCGAAGTCTCCGCGCTCGGCCTGGGGTGCATGGGGCTGAGCTTCGGCCTGGGCCCGGCCACGGACCGGCAGCAGGCCATCGCGCTGATCCGCGCGGCGGTGGAGCGCGGTGTCACCTTCTTCGACACCGCGCAGGTCTACGGCCCGTTCGTCAACGAGGAGGTGGTGGGCGAGGCGCTGGCGCCCTTCCGCGGCCAGGTGGTGATCGCCACCAAGTTCGGCTTCGCGTTCGACGACGAGGGGAAGCAGACGGGCCTCAGCAGCCACCCGAACTACATCCGGCGGATGACGGAAGGGTCGCTGAAGCGGCTGGGCGTGGAGGCCATCGACCTCTACTACCAGCACCGCGTGGACCCGAACGTGCCGATCGAGGAGGTCGCGGGAACGGTGAAGGAGCTGATCGCCGAGGGAAAGGTGAAGCACTTCGGCCTCTCCGAGGCGGGCGCGCGCACCATCCGCCGCGCCCACGCGGTGCAGCCGGTGACGGCGCTGCAGAGCGAGTATTCGCTCTGGTGGCGCGAGCCCGAGGCGGAGATCATCCCCACCCTCGAGGAGCTGGGGATCGGCTTCGTCCCCTTCAGCCCGCTGGGAAAGGGGTTCCTGACGGGGAAGATCGACGAGACCACGACCTTCGACAACAGCGACTTCCGCAACACCGTCCCGCGCTTCTCGCCCGAGAACCGACGGGCGAACCAAGCGATGATCAACCTGCTGACGAGAATCGCGGCGCGGAAGCGGGCCACGCCGGCCCAGATCGCGCTCGCCTGGCTGCTGTCGCGCAAGCCGTGGATCGTGCCCATCCCCGGCACCACGAAGCTGCACCGCCTGGAGGAGAACCTGGGCGCCGCGGCCGTCGAGCTCACGCCCGACGACCTCCGCGAGATCGAGAGCGCCGCGTCGCGCATCGACGTCCACGGCGCGCGCTACTCCGAGACCGCGCAGCGGATGATCGATCGGTGA
- a CDS encoding GNAT family N-acetyltransferase: MSADPAIVVRPAEAADMPAVGRLGALLVRTHHEFDPQRFIPATPRTEHGYASFLGSQLGEPSVVVLVAERAGEVLGYTFAGVEGWDYMSLRGPAGVLHDIVVDPTHRGRGVGRMLLDATLAALEAKGAPRVVLSTAARNEPAQRLFARAGFRRTMIEMTREMDGEAT, encoded by the coding sequence GTGAGCGCCGATCCCGCCATCGTCGTCCGCCCCGCGGAGGCCGCGGACATGCCGGCCGTCGGACGGCTCGGCGCGCTGCTGGTGCGCACGCACCACGAGTTCGACCCGCAGCGCTTCATCCCCGCCACGCCGCGCACGGAGCACGGCTACGCATCGTTCCTCGGCTCGCAGCTGGGCGAGCCGAGCGTCGTCGTGCTCGTCGCCGAGCGGGCGGGCGAGGTGCTGGGCTACACCTTCGCGGGCGTGGAGGGATGGGACTACATGTCGCTGCGCGGGCCGGCGGGCGTGCTGCACGACATCGTGGTCGACCCCACCCATCGCGGCCGGGGCGTCGGCCGGATGCTGCTCGATGCGACGCTGGCGGCGCTCGAGGCGAAGGGCGCGCCGCGGGTCGTGCTCTCCACCGCGGCGCGCAACGAGCCCGCGCAGCGCCTGTTCGCCCGCGCCGGCTTCCGCCGCACGATGATCGAGATGACGCGGGAGATGGACGGCGAGGCGACGTGA
- a CDS encoding SDR family oxidoreductase, with translation MSNNIAGKVIVITGASSGLGEAAARLLSAEGAAVVLGARRGDRIRALADELNATGGRALAIETDVTDRAQVQRLVDAAVEAYGRVDVVVNNAGLMPQSLLERLKVDEWDRMIDVNIKGVLYGIAAALPHMQRQKGGHIVNVSSVAGHKVGPGSAVYAATKHAVRALSEGLRQEVKPHNIRTTVISPGAVATELPGTITDADVAARVNQLYDDVAIPADSFARAVAFAIAQPEDVDINEILFRPTRQEY, from the coding sequence ATGAGCAACAACATCGCGGGGAAAGTCATCGTCATCACCGGCGCCAGCAGCGGGCTGGGCGAGGCGGCCGCGCGGCTGCTGTCGGCGGAGGGCGCGGCGGTGGTGCTGGGCGCGCGGCGCGGGGATCGCATCCGGGCGCTGGCCGACGAGCTGAACGCCACCGGCGGCCGCGCGCTCGCCATCGAGACCGACGTCACCGACCGCGCGCAGGTGCAGCGGCTGGTGGACGCGGCGGTGGAGGCGTACGGGCGCGTCGACGTTGTCGTCAACAACGCCGGGCTGATGCCGCAGTCGCTGCTGGAGCGGCTGAAGGTGGACGAGTGGGACCGGATGATCGACGTCAACATCAAGGGCGTGCTGTACGGGATCGCCGCGGCGCTGCCGCACATGCAGCGGCAGAAGGGCGGGCACATCGTCAACGTCTCCTCCGTGGCGGGCCACAAGGTGGGCCCAGGGAGCGCCGTCTACGCGGCCACGAAGCACGCGGTGCGCGCGCTCTCCGAGGGGCTGCGGCAGGAGGTCAAGCCGCACAACATCCGCACCACGGTGATCTCGCCGGGCGCGGTGGCCACCGAGCTGCCGGGCACCATCACCGACGCGGACGTGGCCGCGCGCGTCAACCAGCTCTACGACGACGTGGCGATCCCCGCCGACTCGTTCGCGCGGGCCGTCGCCTTCGCCATCGCCCAGCCGGAGGACGTGGACATCAACGAGATCCTGTTCCGCCCCACGCGGCAGGAATACTGA
- a CDS encoding endonuclease/exonuclease/phosphatase family protein has translation MLTARCQCGEVFHAEESHAGRRLRCRCGRVVVLPVRVQAAPTRRETAEPRPPSQPKARPRRRSGPRVEGGARARLARWVERVSWGYLAAAIAACAVLWGLGDRWVPATAFLFAGKWPLLLPLAVLVPLAVGLRARLLLPLAAAAGVVLVGVMGWRAGVRLPAGGDVRMPLRVVTFNADGGAGAWVRLPDLLETWRPDVVAFQECGGPLAEAIPALPGWHHHEKDSLCLLSRYPIVAAEMMDRSALLHVAETSSVGGTGIVIRYTLRTPAGPVSLTNVHLETPRKGFEALAGFGWTAMRTNTELRAIEAHLARAWVDGGTAPRLVVGDFNTPVESRIFQEHWSGLTDAWEAAGRGFGWTKDNGWIRVRIDHVLMGRGWRARRISTSPDAAGSDHHPVIADLQLLERR, from the coding sequence ATGCTGACCGCCCGCTGTCAGTGCGGAGAAGTCTTCCACGCCGAGGAGTCGCACGCCGGCCGGCGGCTGCGGTGCCGCTGCGGGCGCGTCGTGGTGCTCCCCGTGCGCGTGCAGGCGGCGCCCACGCGCCGCGAGACGGCGGAGCCGAGGCCTCCCTCGCAGCCGAAAGCCAGGCCGCGGCGGCGTTCCGGTCCGCGGGTGGAGGGCGGCGCGCGGGCCAGGCTCGCGCGGTGGGTGGAGCGCGTGTCGTGGGGCTACCTGGCCGCGGCGATCGCCGCCTGCGCGGTCCTGTGGGGGCTGGGGGACCGGTGGGTGCCAGCGACGGCGTTCCTCTTCGCGGGGAAATGGCCGCTCCTGCTGCCGCTGGCGGTGCTCGTGCCGCTCGCGGTCGGGCTCCGCGCACGGCTCCTGCTCCCGCTCGCGGCCGCCGCGGGGGTGGTGCTGGTGGGGGTGATGGGGTGGCGTGCGGGCGTGCGGCTCCCGGCCGGCGGCGACGTGCGGATGCCCCTGCGCGTGGTCACCTTCAACGCCGACGGCGGCGCCGGCGCCTGGGTGCGCCTGCCGGACCTGCTCGAGACCTGGCGCCCGGACGTGGTCGCATTCCAGGAGTGCGGCGGGCCGCTGGCCGAAGCGATCCCCGCGCTCCCGGGCTGGCACCACCACGAGAAGGACAGCCTCTGCCTGCTCAGCCGCTACCCCATCGTGGCGGCGGAGATGATGGACCGCTCGGCGCTGCTGCACGTGGCCGAGACCTCGTCCGTCGGCGGCACGGGGATCGTGATCCGCTACACCCTGCGGACGCCCGCGGGCCCCGTCTCCCTCACCAACGTCCACCTGGAGACGCCGCGGAAGGGCTTCGAGGCGCTGGCGGGCTTCGGCTGGACGGCCATGCGCACCAACACGGAGCTGCGCGCCATCGAGGCGCACCTGGCCCGCGCGTGGGTGGACGGCGGCACCGCGCCGCGGCTGGTGGTGGGCGATTTCAACACGCCGGTGGAGAGCCGCATCTTCCAGGAGCACTGGAGCGGCCTCACCGACGCGTGGGAGGCGGCCGGGCGCGGGTTCGGGTGGACCAAGGACAACGGATGGATCCGCGTGCGCATCGACCACGTGCTGATGGGCCGCGGCTGGCGCGCGCGCCGGATCTCCACCAGCCCCGACGCCGCGGGCTCGGACCACCACCCCGTCATCGCCGACCTGCAGCTCCTCGAAAGACGGTAG
- a CDS encoding phage baseplate assembly protein V has product MSDLIATLRAVVRDELSRRYAPELGVVTQAWPRDGDGSKSNHQVNLKLRSSGVELQRVPVAVSRLGLSALPNEGDLMLVAFVGGDLNAPVAVGCVYDDTAHPPVAQAHEVVYQPPDDEESGVRRFHLELQNGSTLTVDDESLKITLGDTAVEVGKDGDVTIKAKGKIRFESQADIELEAQGAIKLTAQGDLAAKGMSATIEGQSAAKLKGAQVSLAGMTQFAAS; this is encoded by the coding sequence GTGAGCGACCTCATCGCCACCCTGCGCGCCGTGGTGCGCGACGAGCTGTCCCGCCGCTACGCCCCCGAGCTGGGCGTGGTCACCCAGGCGTGGCCGCGCGACGGCGACGGCAGCAAGAGCAACCACCAGGTCAACCTCAAGCTCCGCTCCAGCGGGGTGGAGCTGCAGCGGGTGCCGGTGGCGGTGTCGCGGCTGGGGCTCTCCGCCCTCCCCAACGAGGGCGACCTGATGCTGGTGGCCTTCGTGGGCGGCGACCTGAACGCGCCGGTGGCGGTGGGGTGCGTGTACGACGACACCGCGCATCCGCCCGTGGCCCAGGCGCACGAGGTGGTCTATCAGCCGCCCGACGACGAGGAATCGGGGGTGCGCCGCTTCCACCTGGAGCTGCAGAACGGCAGCACCCTCACGGTGGACGACGAGTCGCTCAAGATCACCCTGGGCGACACCGCGGTGGAGGTGGGGAAGGACGGCGACGTCACCATCAAGGCCAAGGGGAAGATCCGCTTCGAGTCGCAGGCCGACATCGAGCTCGAGGCGCAGGGCGCCATCAAGCTCACCGCGCAGGGCGATCTGGCCGCGAAGGGGATGTCGGCCACGATCGAGGGGCAGAGCGCCGCCAAGCTCAAAGGCGCGCAGGTGTCGCTGGCCGGGATGACGCAGTTCGCCGCGTCGTAG
- a CDS encoding GPW/gp25 family protein: protein MRRSRYEIIEPLLGTDLALEYALAGGFFEDADLATPPLDPVRRRRDLGVAAGIDNLTQALANRLKTRKGELAPLGHPDYGSRHHELLGEPNVPRTRNLIKLYVLQALRDEPRVEAVLKADVKPEHNPPRDTVRIELSVQLAGVPSPLNLVVPFSLEAAP, encoded by the coding sequence ATGAGGCGTTCGCGATACGAGATCATCGAGCCGCTGCTGGGCACCGACCTGGCGCTGGAGTACGCCTTGGCCGGCGGCTTCTTCGAGGATGCCGACCTGGCCACGCCGCCGCTCGACCCGGTGCGCCGCCGGCGCGACCTGGGCGTGGCCGCGGGGATCGACAACCTCACGCAGGCCCTGGCCAACCGGCTCAAGACCCGCAAGGGCGAGCTGGCCCCGCTCGGCCACCCCGACTACGGCTCGCGCCACCACGAGCTGCTGGGCGAGCCCAACGTCCCCCGCACCCGCAACCTCATCAAGCTCTACGTGCTGCAGGCGCTGCGCGACGAGCCGCGCGTGGAGGCGGTGCTGAAGGCCGACGTCAAACCCGAGCACAATCCCCCGCGCGACACCGTGCGCATCGAGCTCAGCGTGCAGCTGGCCGGCGTGCCCTCGCCGCTCAACCTGGTGGTTCCCTTCTCCCTGGAGGCCGCGCCGTGA
- a CDS encoding phage tail sheath C-terminal domain-containing protein yields the protein MSETIGEMIIPGTYIEVRSEGLIGVSGISTGNVGVVGTANRGPLNQVKVLGSYAEALDTFGSYDAWPADKADIPRALSLVRALEQLFKGGAQTVYAVRVANTGVTEMASTTWQVKTGTSNAFTLTATSPGTWANDIVAKIETTGDPASSATLTLQLGRVKESFTAATAEALAAQVNEGSRFVTAGAVASAQKTKVPTAVEAPTAVGTNGDPITTVELAAGLNLLASQPVNIVTAGGMDIKTAAGAILAHLEATENDGRERIAVLGASTDAPDVIADAAAGDASRGSNPRLVLVAPGILADDAARTGANRQVKLTAPYAAALVAGRMSTLAPHVSLTNKDVAADGLTRVYTRAEQKMLLGGQAMVLVQNLGIRVLKGITTDTGAFRQVSVRRVVDYAKEGVRRGSNPYIGRLNNPRVRAALKATLDGFLSGMVLDEMLTGYALDVTATRAQEITGQAIVTMTLQPTFSIDFVKVIMNLQ from the coding sequence ATGAGCGAGACCATAGGCGAGATGATCATCCCCGGCACCTACATCGAGGTGCGCTCGGAGGGGCTGATCGGGGTTTCGGGGATCAGCACCGGCAACGTGGGGGTGGTGGGCACCGCCAACCGCGGCCCGCTGAACCAGGTGAAGGTGCTGGGCAGCTACGCCGAGGCGCTCGACACCTTCGGCAGCTACGACGCCTGGCCGGCCGACAAGGCCGACATCCCCAGGGCGCTCTCCCTGGTGCGGGCGCTGGAGCAGCTGTTCAAGGGCGGCGCGCAGACCGTGTACGCGGTGCGCGTGGCCAACACCGGCGTGACCGAGATGGCCAGCACCACCTGGCAGGTGAAGACGGGCACCAGCAACGCCTTCACCCTGACCGCCACTTCGCCGGGCACCTGGGCCAACGACATCGTGGCCAAGATCGAGACCACGGGCGACCCGGCCAGCTCGGCCACCCTCACCCTGCAGCTGGGACGGGTGAAGGAGAGCTTCACCGCCGCCACGGCCGAGGCGCTGGCCGCGCAGGTCAACGAGGGGAGCCGCTTCGTCACCGCCGGCGCGGTGGCCTCGGCGCAGAAGACCAAGGTCCCCACCGCGGTCGAGGCGCCGACCGCGGTGGGCACCAACGGCGACCCCATCACCACGGTGGAGCTGGCCGCGGGGCTGAACCTGCTGGCCTCGCAGCCGGTGAACATCGTCACCGCGGGGGGGATGGACATCAAGACCGCGGCGGGGGCGATCCTCGCCCACCTCGAGGCCACGGAGAACGACGGCCGCGAGCGGATCGCCGTGCTCGGCGCCTCGACCGACGCGCCCGACGTGATCGCCGACGCGGCGGCGGGCGACGCCAGCCGGGGCTCCAACCCGCGGCTGGTGCTGGTGGCGCCGGGGATCCTGGCCGACGACGCGGCGCGCACCGGCGCCAACCGCCAGGTGAAGCTCACCGCGCCCTACGCGGCCGCGCTCGTCGCCGGGCGGATGTCGACGCTGGCGCCGCACGTGAGCCTGACCAACAAGGACGTGGCGGCCGACGGGCTGACGCGCGTGTACACCCGCGCCGAGCAGAAGATGCTGCTGGGCGGCCAGGCGATGGTGCTGGTGCAGAACCTGGGGATCCGGGTGCTGAAGGGGATCACCACCGACACCGGCGCGTTCCGGCAGGTGTCGGTGCGGCGGGTGGTCGACTACGCCAAGGAAGGGGTGCGGCGCGGCTCCAACCCGTACATCGGCCGGCTGAACAACCCGCGGGTGCGGGCGGCGCTCAAGGCAACCCTCGACGGCTTCCTGTCGGGGATGGTGCTGGACGAGATGCTGACCGGCTACGCCCTCGACGTGACGGCCACCCGCGCGCAGGAGATCACGGGCCAGGCCATCGTCACCATGACCCTCCAGCCCACCTTCTCGATCGACTTCGTGAAGGTCATCATGAACCTGCAGTAG
- a CDS encoding RibD family protein, with product MEISEKRPRVICHMLASVDGRIVVDRWPISAEGRREYERVHASYEPDGWICGRVTMEPFAGGVRPDAEVAREHGGGAPREDFVAPGEHDSFAFAVDAHGRLAWASNDIDGDHVVAILSERVPDEYLAFLRERGVSYLLAGARDVDLPLALEKIAARFGVRTLMLEGGGRINGAMLRAGLIDEVSLLVAPVADGRMGMAALFDVDGDDGAPRRLALESVERRADDVLWLRYRVEAEAS from the coding sequence ATGGAGATTTCGGAGAAGCGCCCGCGGGTGATCTGCCACATGCTGGCGTCGGTCGATGGACGGATCGTGGTCGACCGCTGGCCGATTTCTGCCGAGGGGCGGCGCGAGTACGAGCGCGTGCACGCGAGCTACGAGCCCGATGGATGGATCTGCGGCCGCGTGACGATGGAGCCGTTCGCGGGGGGCGTGCGCCCCGACGCCGAGGTCGCGCGCGAGCACGGGGGCGGCGCGCCGCGTGAGGACTTCGTCGCGCCGGGGGAGCACGACTCCTTCGCCTTCGCGGTCGACGCGCACGGGCGGCTCGCCTGGGCGTCGAACGACATCGACGGCGACCACGTCGTGGCCATCCTCTCCGAGCGCGTGCCGGACGAGTACCTCGCCTTCCTGCGCGAGCGCGGCGTGTCGTACCTCCTCGCCGGAGCGCGCGACGTGGACCTGCCGCTGGCGCTGGAGAAGATCGCCGCGCGGTTTGGCGTGCGCACGCTGATGCTTGAGGGCGGCGGCCGCATCAACGGCGCCATGCTGCGCGCGGGGCTGATCGACGAGGTGAGCCTGCTGGTCGCCCCCGTCGCCGACGGACGCATGGGGATGGCCGCGCTCTTCGACGTGGACGGCGACGACGGGGCGCCGCGCCGCCTCGCGCTCGAATCCGTCGAGCGGCGCGCGGACGACGTCCTCTGGCTGCGCTACCGGGTGGAGGCGGAGGCGTCGTGA
- a CDS encoding amidase domain-containing protein: MRIRSALAVGMLLVGAAVMPPQAGAQADELRAIAEAAMEARGQVLMGRSAEAALQGNARAQQIRAAMAAPFQSAATERQGYTAARLQIPRVESQVRVTDTRVEGERATVTANVQTTVHLGGVQGAPDRTVETMPHVFTYERRNGQWELVEDRVSDPFRQAVQDTFPRVAPPALPGPSSVDRNGPKRTPPRARPAGGGYLPPATLFGARTFGTLNPSAVVSYARSYALSYNGSYRDFNNSGTQGGDCTNFASQAMRAGGWPDVGGYLNRTGYEAWWYDTFTQTYTWVNAHYFYVWTSNNRASRADNVYNLEPGDVLQMDFDANGDIDHTTIVTKKDANGMIYLSYHTSNTLDKPFTTFQSQVSSSTRYYGHWLWYSF; the protein is encoded by the coding sequence ATGAGGATCCGGAGCGCATTGGCGGTGGGCATGCTGCTCGTCGGCGCGGCGGTGATGCCGCCGCAGGCCGGGGCGCAGGCCGACGAGCTGCGGGCGATCGCCGAGGCCGCCATGGAGGCACGCGGCCAGGTGCTCATGGGCCGCTCGGCAGAGGCCGCGCTGCAGGGGAACGCGCGGGCACAGCAGATCCGGGCGGCGATGGCCGCGCCGTTCCAGTCGGCCGCGACGGAGCGGCAGGGATACACGGCAGCCAGGCTCCAGATTCCCCGCGTGGAGTCGCAGGTGCGGGTGACCGACACGCGGGTGGAGGGAGAGCGCGCCACCGTCACCGCGAACGTGCAGACCACGGTGCACCTGGGCGGCGTCCAGGGCGCGCCCGACCGCACGGTGGAGACCATGCCGCACGTCTTCACCTACGAGCGGCGCAACGGCCAGTGGGAGCTCGTGGAAGACCGCGTATCGGACCCGTTCCGGCAGGCGGTACAGGATACGTTCCCGCGAGTGGCGCCGCCGGCGCTGCCCGGACCGTCATCGGTGGACCGGAACGGACCGAAGCGCACTCCGCCGCGCGCGCGTCCCGCCGGCGGCGGCTATCTCCCGCCGGCGACGCTGTTCGGCGCGCGGACGTTCGGGACCCTGAACCCGAGCGCCGTGGTCTCCTACGCGCGCAGCTACGCCCTCAGCTACAACGGCAGCTACCGCGACTTCAACAACTCCGGAACCCAGGGGGGCGACTGCACGAACTTCGCATCCCAGGCGATGCGCGCGGGCGGGTGGCCGGACGTGGGCGGATACCTGAACCGCACCGGCTACGAGGCGTGGTGGTACGACACCTTCACCCAGACGTACACCTGGGTGAACGCCCACTACTTCTACGTCTGGACGAGCAACAACCGGGCGTCGCGGGCGGACAACGTCTACAACCTGGAACCCGGCGACGTGCTGCAGATGGACTTCGACGCCAACGGCGACATCGACCACACGACGATCGTGACCAAGAAGGACGCGAACGGCATGATCTATCTCTCCTATCACACGAGCAACACGCTCGACAAGCCGTTCACCACCTTCCAGTCGCAGGTGTCGTCGAGCACGCGCTACTACGGCCACTGGCTCTGGTACAGCTTCTGA
- a CDS encoding cupin domain-containing protein, whose translation MEIMRAGSRPSGKGPADWFTGTVRIDPLFNAPEPARVAGAHVTFEPGARTAWHTHPLGQTLIVTSGRGLAQREGGPIEEIRPGDVVWFPAGEKHWHGASPTTAMTHIAVQETLDGKAVEWMEHVTDEQYGSSNPGR comes from the coding sequence ATGGAGATCATGCGAGCGGGGTCGCGGCCGTCCGGGAAGGGGCCGGCGGACTGGTTCACGGGGACGGTGCGCATCGACCCGCTGTTCAACGCGCCCGAGCCGGCGCGGGTGGCCGGCGCGCACGTCACCTTCGAGCCGGGCGCGCGCACCGCGTGGCACACGCACCCGCTGGGGCAGACGCTGATCGTCACCTCCGGGCGCGGCCTGGCCCAGCGCGAGGGCGGCCCGATCGAGGAGATCCGCCCCGGCGACGTGGTCTGGTTCCCCGCGGGCGAGAAGCACTGGCACGGCGCGTCGCCCACCACGGCGATGACGCACATCGCCGTGCAGGAGACGCTCGACGGGAAGGCGGTCGAGTGGATGGAACACGTCACCGACGAGCAGTACGGCTCAAGTAATCCAGGGAGATAG